The DNA segment CTCCCATGTctttaataataaacaataagcaATTGAATCCCATGGTTACTTTATAAGAGATCAATGCACTGAAGTCTTATTCAGTGGTTTTAAATGTAGCCTTGGGAGGAAATTTAGATTCTGCTTTTCTTTGCCTTAACTGCAAGCCTCGCCACCGCCATCTTCCCCTCACAGTACCCTGCTCAGAATCATGCAGGCTAAGCTGGTGAAAGCCACCATCGCCATCTGGGCACAGGTGGTTGGGGAGGCGGAGGTGTCATCAATGTTGCAGAGATCGGTGGAACAGCAGGAGATGTTCCTTTTGGCGATGGCGATGTCCTTGTTGTACACGGTGCACGATGAAGCGCATTCCTTCGAGATGACGTTGATAAACCCCAGCAGATCTGGAGAGAAgattgacatggttgttaaggaggCCCAGAACTAACCCAGGCTACCCCTCCGTCCTTATGGGGTGAGGCAGGGTGCCAGGCATTCTGGAGGATGGGCATTGACTACAGTAACTCCCTAGCAGGTAGAAAATGGGGCAGGGTTTGTAAATCCGGAAGAAGAAGAGATTTGAGATCTTCAAACTTTTACCCTACAGGATTCTCCTGCCAAtaggagagaatatttgtagctcggggttggctccttggcgctctctgagcttggtggttttcttgcagatgtttcatgacccaactagggaacatcatcagtgctattaggaagtggggtttgtgaggaggaggaggaggaggaggaggtgggggaggaggtggggagggaggacaACTATGAGGTCCTTTCTAAGCTTGgtgtttttcttgaagatgttttatgacccaactagggaacatcaccaTTAGCAACAGGTTCTAGCAGATCTGGAGAGAAgattgacatggttgttaaagagGCCCAGAACTAACCCAGGCTACCCATCCGTCCTTATGGGGTGAGGCAGGGTGCCAGGCATTCTGGAGGATGGGCATTGACCACAGTAACTCCCTAGCAGGTAGAAAATGGTGCAGGGTTTGTAAAtccagaagaagaagaggtttGAGATCTTCAAACTTTTACCCTACAGGCTTCTCCTGCCAAtaggagagaatatttgtagcttggggttgaactgtgggctccttggcgctctctgagcttggtggttttcttgcagatgtttcatgacccaactagggaacatcatcagtgctattaggaagtggggtttgtgaagaggaggaggaggaggaggaggaggaggaggaagaggagatggggagggaggacaactatggggtcctttctaagcttggtggttttcttgcagatgttttatgacccaactagggaacatcatcagtgctattaggaagtggggtttgtgaagaggaggaggaggaggaggaggaggaggaggaggaggaggaggaggagggggaggaggtggGAAGGGAGGACAACTATGGGGTCCTTTCTAAGCTTGgtgtttttccaaagcacccgaaggccacacaaggaataatggatggaaactggacaaggagagattcaacctagaaatgaggaggaactttctgacagtgagaacaatcaacccatggaacagaagttgccttcagaagttttgggaacttcattactggaggctttcaagaagagactggactgccatctgtcagaaatggtatagggtctcctgcttgaggagggggttggactagatgacctacaaggtcccttccaactctgttaatctgagaaagagaatgaaagagtgagaaagaaagaaagacaatgagaaagagtgagaaagagagaaagagtgagaaagagagaaagaaagagaattagAGAACGAGAAtgagaaaaagagtgaaagagggagagaaagagtgagaaagagaaaaagagagagaggaaatgagAATGAGCAacggagtgaaagagagagagagggactttgcAGCTTGGCTTACTGATCACATCTGTTTTGCATGATTTTGTCTTGTCTTTGCAGAATACCGCTTTTTTGCAGTTGTCGGTTTTGAATTGGAGGCGGCAGGTGTAACACCAGAGCGAGCCACCTGGCAGGGCAGAGAGGAAAATTTTATTGGAAGGAGAAACAGGGAAGACAACATCCCCAGCTAAAAAAGTGGGAGGGGGCCTGCTCTCTGTCAATTAGCGGCCATTTCATTCTTAACCAGACAGGAACCAACAATGGGGATTTCAGAACTACGTCATCCACACAACCGCAATCTATTTCTGCTGGCGTTTCTTGCTATAGAAACGAGAAACGTGATGCCTTCCTTTCGTTTTAGCCAACAAAcatccctcgacttacgactgaccGCCTTGGAACCCTTCCAAGTTAGGAcgaaaaaaggaacttatgaccCGGATTCGAAGTTCCGACGGCTGGACTGTTCCTCTCACATGGTCACACAACTACATTTTGTGTGCTCAACAGCTACCCCGCATTTAAGGCTGCTTACAATGCCCCGTGGTCCTGGGAGTGCGGCTTACGACATTTTTGTTGGATAACTGGCGTTTAATTTCTCTTTTACAGCCCAAAACAGCCTGTAAGTCAGTGGTGgtcttcagccggttcagactagtttgggtgaaccagtagtggctaactgcgggtgggcctgcccaccttccctggtgctatgccgtcctatttaaccATGTTTTGTAAGCTGTGTGCATGCGTACAAGCCGTGTGCCCGAGCAACATGCCTACGCGGAAGGccacgtgcatgcacagaaggctctcgcACGCTCATATTTCCGGTGCgcggcaaactggtggtaaaatgATGTCAAACCCACCTCCGTTGTAAGTGAACCGTGGGCTCCTTTAACAaccactgtggcgagaaaggtcataaaacaggacaaAGGTCACCGAACCATGgttttgcttagcgacagaaattttgggctctgttcGGGTCCCAGGTCAAGGACTTTATCTGGTTTTTGGCAAGACGGGGGGGGGCCTTAAAGCCACAGAGTTTGGAAGAGGCGTAGAGGTCATTTAGCTCAATGCGGGAGTCTACTAGATCAAAGTTGCCCAACCtcttctggctttgtggaccgtCGGGAGTGGGGGAAAGAGGCGATGGTTCTGTGGGAagctacccctcccctcctagacgaatgaaatattttgaggaatattaaaaagggcagattattatatttccccaaagggagaaacagagaaacatgtttttccagACAGAAAGAaggcccccacctttcttaatagccctcaccAGATGTCAGCATttgagataaagagcttattgaaagaagctAAGTATCTAGGTagctttaaggtaaaggttcccctcgcacatacgtgctagtcgttgccgactttagggggtggtgctcatctctgtttcaaagctgaagagccagcactgtccgaagacgtctccgtggtcatgtggccggcatgactcaacgccaaaggcgcacagaacgctgttaccttcccaccaaaggtggtccctattttttctacttgcatttttacgtgttttcgaaatgctaggttggcagaagctgggacaagtaacgggagctcaccccgttacaaggcagcactaggattcgaaccactgagctgccgacctttcgatcgacaagctcaacgtcctaactcCTGAGCCActttattcataagcaaatagcccaaaacaggacaaagccattaagccataataggaactgCCCACAGAACACAAGCCtattcattgcatcatctcacagcagcccaaacttcaaccaaatttaGCTCAGAAAAACAGGACccccacatggccccatgggaatctgacaacagccaatagaatgcaGGCTCTTgcccaggaacaggaagctcaagtgcaaagcccaagagaaggtataaccctctccccccacttccagctccatgtggtcagctgctcaGAACCATCATTTAATGctgcatcattaaaccatctttccaatcagcctccatgtttccagtgtctttctcccagcttggaactcaaCCAGATGGATATTGCTTCCCACAGTTCCGTACGAGTGGTGGGCACACGCACCCAccactcgcacaaatggagcACACGTGTGCTCGCCCGCTGTTCACACAAGTGAGGATATGCGTGTGCTTGCCCGCCACTTCTGTGGCCTGTTTCCAAATGGTTCAAGGTCCGGTAGTGGACCACGGCCCGTGGGGTTGTGTACTCCTGTACTAAATTATCTCTGACAAACAGTCAccccaacttttattttttatcaaaagaGAGAGCGCGAGAGAAAAGAAATAGCATGGCACGGAAAGATCACATTTCACATGCTGTGAAAGTGCTTTTTAAAGATCTACAAacagggtagtccttgacttatgaccgcaattgagcccgatGTTtcggttgctgagtgagacatgtgtgaagtgaattttgccccgttttacgaaagGGGAATCACAGGACCCCGGGACACGGCGACGGTCACAAATAGGAGtcggttgccaagagtctgaccacgggggaggctgcaatggtcataactgtgagacGTGGCCgcaaatcacttttttttggtgctgtagtaactttgaactgtcactaaaggaacggttgtaagtcaaggactgttttGTATAGGTGGTGAACTCAGCTGGTGGCACTTGATGGCCAGAGGGTGGGAAAaatataagaattttaaaaaaagcaccctAATTATTACGGAAAACAAAATTTTAAGAGCAGATTACAATGCGATCAAGGAAGATAAGTGTCCGGCTCTTAATGGTCACTTCAGGCTACTGTGGGTAAGGCTCCCTAGTGCTGCCTTCACCcctaaggcattttttttttggtctgcttGGCAGGAAAAACAGGATTCCTGGCTTTTGCAGAGGCATCTGTGGGCATCGTACCTGAGTAATACCTCTCGTTGAGTGATGACTCAGGTTTGGCAGGCGAAGAGCAGGCCCAGCCTGGGGGTGGAGTTAAGTGAGTCACCAGCCCAGAGCCATTACGTCCCCACAAAGGGTTTAAACCCAACCCTTCTTAAATCCCTTTGACCGATAGTTGACTGGAGTCTTGGGTAATAGGCCTAaggaataaa comes from the Ahaetulla prasina isolate Xishuangbanna chromosome 3, ASM2864084v1, whole genome shotgun sequence genome and includes:
- the PSCA gene encoding prostate stem cell antigen, with product MLLGHTACGSLWCYTCRLQFKTDNCKKAVFCKDKTKSCKTDVINLLGFINVISKECASSCTVYNKDIAIAKRNISCCSTDLCNIDDTSASPTTCAQMAMVAFTSLACMILSRVL